In Actinomycetes bacterium, the genomic window GTCGCCGCGTTCTTGGGTGTCGTGCTGATCGACATCCTGCCCGGCATCGTGATCGGGGTGATCTTGTCGCTGGTCGCGCTGATCTACCGGTCGAGCTTCCCGGAGGGCAGCGAGCTCGGCCGGGTGCCGGTCGATGACACCCACTACGACTACGTCTCCGTCGATGCCAACCCCGACGCCGAGACCTTGCCGAAGGTGGTCGTCTACCGCCAGACCGGCTCGCTGATCTTCTCCAACGCCGAGGCGTTCTCCCAGCAGGCCCGCGAGCTGCTGTGGCGCCGCACCGATCCGCCCGCCGAGCTGCTGATCGTCGACTGCGAGCAGATGGCCGACCTCGACACCACCGGCGCCGAGGGCGTCGTCGCCCTGTTCGACGAACTGCGCGACGCGGACGTCGACATGTGGCTCACCCGACTCCACGGTGACGCCCGCATCACCGCCGAGAAGGCCGGCGTCGTCGAGGCCATCGGCGACGAGCGCATCCTGCCCAATCTCCGCAGCGCCGCGTCGCAGGTGCTGGAGCGGTACCCCGATCTCGCCGGCCCGAGCACCGACGATTGATGCCGGCGGCGCACGTTGCCCAGCGCCCGGTGCCGCAGGGTGGGGTGGTGGAGTGAGTTACTGGCTGCTGGCCGTCACCACGGTGTTCGTGCTGTATGCGCTGTTCTCGCAGCGGTTGAGCAGGACGATGGTCACCGGACCGATGGTCTTCGTCACCGCCGGCATGATCGTCGGCTCCGACGGCCTCGGCGCGATCGACGTCGAGCCGAAGTCGGAAGCCGTCACCCTGCTGCTCGAGGTGACCTTGGCCATCGTGTTGTTCAGCGACGCCACCACCGTCAACAGCAGCTCGTGGCGCAACGAGGCCTACGTCCCCGGCCGCCTGTTGCTCATCGCCCTTCCGCTCACCATCGCCGTCGGGCTCGGCTCGGCGGTCCTGTTGTTCACCGAGCTCGGGATCTGGGAGGTCGCGCTCATCGGCGCGATTCTCGCCCCCACCGACGCGTCACTCGGTCAGGCCGTCATCTCGAATCCACGCGTGCCGCAACGGATCCGTCAAGGTCTCAACGTAGAGAGCGGGCTCAACGACGGCATCGCCCTCCCCCTCGTGCTCGTGTTCCTCGCCGCCGCCGAGGAATCGGCCACGGGAGGGTCGATCGGCCAGGTACTCGGGTTCATCGGCCAAGAAGTCCTCATCGCCGCTGTGGTCGGCATCGGCTTCGGCTGGCTCGGCGGCAAGGCGCTCATCGAGTCGGCCCGCCGGGGATGGATCTCGACGATGTGGACACAGGTCGCAGCGCTCGGCCTCGCCGGCGTCGCCTACGGGCTCGCCGTCCCCCTCGACGGCAGCGGCTTCATCGCCGCCTGGCTCACCGGACTCGTCCTCGGCGCCGTCACCAGAAAAGAGCTCGACGACGACGTGAGCGAGTTCTCCGAATCACTCGGATCCGTGCTAACGCTGGTCAGCTTCCTCGTCTTCGGCGCCGTACTCCTCGGCCCGGCACTCGGAAACCTCACCTGGCAGATCGCGGTCTACGCCGTCCTGTCCCTCGCCGTCGTCCGGATGGTCTCCGTCGCCGGGGCGATGTTCGGCTCTCGGCTGAGCCGGCCATCGGTGCTCTACCTCGGCTGGTTCGGACCCCGCGGGCTGGCCTCGATCATCTTCGCCGGCATCGTCATCGAAGACGCGGTCCTGCCCGGATCGGACACGATCATCGACGTCGTGATGATCACCGTCGCGCTGAGCGTGTACGCACACGGTGCCACCAGCTGGTACGGGTCGGAGCGGTACGCAGACTGGTACCTCCGGGAAGAGTCGGCAGACCCCGACATTCCCGAAGCCGCCGGTGCACCCACGACGCCCGCCCGGAACCTGCTCGACCCGCCCGACCGCTAGCCCATCACACAAAGAGCACTCACGGCCTCGATCACACGAATCGACGGGGTGACCGCAACGCCGGGCGGCTCGCGGCTTGCAGTAAGCACCCTCACCGCCCAGACACCCCTCGTCACCTCGCCTCTGACAACCTCACCCACTCGGTAACCGGCGAAGCCATGGTGACAGCGAGGGTGTGAAAGAGAGTGATTAGGTCGGTTGGCCGGCGGTGTCCAGAAATGGCCTCTGAAATGGGGAAACGTTGTGACTTCCACAACGCAGTGGACCGTCGGGGACTCCAACCCCGCATCTACGAACCAGTCGCCGGGCGGACGACCGCGCCGGTGAGATCGTGACCTATCCCGGGCTTCGATCTCGCTCCGGAGCCACAGTCTCACCCTGCTCGTTGGCAAGTCGACTACCGGCGTCGGGAAGTCTGCGTAACGCCATGCGCAGGCCGACACGTTGCTCGAGTGTGACAAGCCGAGAATCGACGCGGCCTCGGCGGCACCGACCAAGTCATCTACGTCGACACGCCGACCCACGTTCGAATGATACGACTGGGTTGCGACCTTGGACGTGAGGCGCCTCTACTCGAATACATTCAGTGGCCCCGGCGGTGCGCTGACACCCCGGGGCCTGGCCAAGACCTACTTGGGAGTTCCTGACATGGTTGGGATTACGCCCGCGCTTCCCTTTCTCAGTAGGTCACCGGCGCGAACTCGAAGGGCTCCGCGGCCTCCAATTTGTCGGTCAGATCCCCTGCCGAAGCGGTTGACTGACTCAAGCCGAGGCGGCGGGCGCCGGAACCCTCGGTCACGTCCACGCTTTGTAGGTCAACCCACACGACACTTGGCGAGTAGGCGGAATCGAAGTAGTAACGCCGGTCCTTGTGGTCAGCCATTGTCCGCCAGTGCGTCGATGACAGATACGGCGAGTCAATATTCGGTTCGCGAAACGGGACCGATACGTTTCTGATGATCGCAAGTGCCGCAGCAGCTGCTGTGGGTGCATCCGGCATGGGTACAGCTGAGTCCGTGTAGTACTTGGCCCTAACGAACCGATCAGATGCCCTGCCAGTTCCTGGCAACATTACGTCGCCTCCGAGCTGTTCCCAGTAGGTCGAGATCGATAGCTGTTCGGCGTACGGGGGTGAGTTCGTCATCACCGAGTAGGCCGCGGAGTGGTGTATCTGGAGTCGCCCGTCCAAGTACTCGAAAATCGCCGAATCGCCAGTCTCGTCGCTGATCGACATATGCAGCGTCGTTGATCGGTCCTGGCCCGGCACATCCGCCGTTCTCACGACAAACGGTTCAGCTTCGAGGGCCGCCACTGCCTCTGCGACCGTGGAGAACGAGTCGAGGACGTACTGGGCCCACGCTGCGAGGGACAGGGTGGGCGCAGACCCGTCCAAGACTGGATACTGGGATTCCGTCAGCCAGAGCATGTTCGCGACGAGTCCGGCCTCGTTCAAACCGTCGGTGGAAACAGAGTCGTAGGCCGAGGTCACCACGCTTCCGTACCGCGACTTCCACTCGCAGCTGGCCGGGCCCGCTGCACCGTGCCGCTCCATACCTCTTGGAAACAGCCAGATCTCCGTGCCCATTCGCTCGGCCCAATCCATTGATCTGGCCGTGATGACCCGCTGGTCATCACCTGTGTAGACGACTCTTGTGCACACGAAGGGTCCTTTCGACACCGACACGATAGGAGCAGCTTTGCGAGAAGCGCTCGCGAGCTGACGGGTCCCACTCAGGGGTGCACTTCGAGCGGCGGTGCCGGCCAGAGTGATGCCATCTGACGCTCGGTCACGCGGACGATCGCAGGATGCGCGAGGTCTACAGCCGCGCTCAGATGTCATCGAAGCGGGCGCTCGCCCAGGTGCTCGACGAAGCGTTCGAGAATGTCTGGCCCACCACTGGCCCACCGGATTCCGATATGCGTAAAGCCGAGGGGGACAGTTGACCGGGCCGGAACCGTTGGGGTTACTGGCCGGTCAGTTGAGCCCGAGACAGGAATCGAACCTGCGACCCGATGTTTACAAGACAGCATCCTCGCATATGCGTCCTATCTAGTCGGACGTAATCGACTGGTGCCGCTGGTGTCTCGTCGGACGGTATGCGATCGGATCGCATCGCATAGGTCACCGTTGTCCGGTCAGAGGCCGGTCAAACGTCCAACCCTCCTGAACACCGCACCGCCGACCGGGTGGAGCCTGACCCTACGGCGATGCGGTTGACCACGAGAACCAGCCGCTAATCGAACGCCGGACCACCCCCACCGGACTGCGGCCCCGCGTCATACACGTAGACGCCGTAGATGAGCGTGTAGAGGAGCTGCAGCTGGCCGCGAACCGCTGGAACAGCCACATGGTCGCTTTCACTGCGACGCTGGTGCGCACCCCGCGCCCCTGAGCGGCACAACTCACAAGATCTGAACGGAGTACCCCAGGCCATAGATCAGACCGACGGGGTCGAACCCGAGAGCCTCCAGTAGCTCGAGCTGCTCCGCCCGTGCTCGCATGGCAGAGAAGCAGGACCTCGTCGATCGACTAGACGAGCCGTACAGCATCGTGCAATCCAGGAACGGGCGACGCTGTTCGTCGGCCCCACCGAAGAGGTCTACGAGGGAATGGTCGTCGGTGAGAACGTTCGTGCCTAGGACATGGACGTGAACATCACCCGTGAGAAGCAGTTGACCAACATGCGCGCCGCAGGTTCGGGCAACACCCAGAAGCTCACGCCTCCAACCCGTTTCTCCCTGGAGAGGGCGCTGGAGTTCGTCGCCTCCGATGAATGCGTCGAGGTCACACCCGAGGCGATCCGCCTCCGCAAGGTGCAACTCGACGCGGGCAAGCGCGCCCGCTCCTTGAAGGCACACAAGGCGGCGCGTGCCTGATCCAGGCGTCCCTCGCCCAAGTCACTGATCCGCGCCGGTCGCGGGTGGATCGAGCAGGAGCGGCGGGCACACCGAGGGGCGAGCAGTAGCCTCTGGACCCATGTCGGCCGCGATCACAGCGCCCCGCTCGGTGGCTGTGATCGCGTTCGCCTGCCTGTTCGCAGGGTGCGTGGGGGACGGCGGAGTCAACGGGGACGACGCAGGCGGTACCCCCACGACCGTCGAGTCGGCTCCGACCTCGACCTCCACGAGCACAACGTCAACCACCTCCTCGGTTCCACCGGATCTGTCCCAGGTCGCCCCGGAACCCGACGGGACCCTCTCGCCGCCGGCAGGAGTCCGCCGGCCATGGAGTGCGACTGTGCCCGGACTGCTCACGTTCCGCGGCAACCCGACCCGCAGCTACTACGGCAAGGGCCCAGTGCCTGCCGCGCCGGAGATCCGTTGGACGTATCCCGCCTCGGGCGCCATGTGCGCCGATTCGACTGTTGGTGACGAGACGAAACAGTGGTGCGGCACGGGGTGGACGGGCCAGCCCGCGGTGTTCAACCGTGACGGTCGGCAGTGGGTGGTCTTCGGGGCATACGACCGCGCGGTGCACTTCGTCGACAGCACTGACGGCAGCGACATCCTCACTCCCTTCGCTACCGGCGACTTGATCAAAGGTTCGGTCACGGTCGACCCCGACGGCTTCCCACTCGTCTACACCGGCAGCCGTGACAACCACTTCAGGGTCCTCGCGATCGACCGTGGGGGCGAGGCCGTGGAGTTGTGGCGGCTCTCGGCCACCGATGTCGGCCCGACCCTCTGGAACAACGACTGGGACGGCTCCGCGCTCGTGCTGGATGACTGGCTGATCGTGGGTGGTGAGAACAGCCAGTTGCATGTCGTGCAGCTGAACCGTGGATATGACGCCGAAGGTCGGGTCACGGTCGCCCCGCAGCTCATCTTCAACACACCGGGATGGGACGACCAGGTGATTGCGGACCTCGCAGGGAACCGGGCGAACGAGATGTCGATCGAGAACTCTGTGGCCGTCTGGGGCGACACCGTGTACTTCGCCAACTCGGGTGGCCTCGTGCAGGGTTGGGACCTGGCGCCGTTGCGAATGGGCGGCACGCCGACACGCACCTTCCGCTTCTGGACCGGCGACGACACCGACGCCTCGGTCGTGATCGACGAGGACGGCTTCCTCTACGTGGCGGTCGAGTTCGAACGCGCGAACGCGCAGGGTCGTTTCCTGGGCCAGCTGATGAAGCTGGACCCGCGCAGGCCCGATGATCCATACGTCTGGTCCTACAAGGACCAGGGCGACATTCCTGCAGGCTTCTGGGCGACACCGGCATTGCTCGACACCGTCGTTATCGCCCCGACCGATGGCGGTGAGGTGCTCGCACTGGACCGCATGACCGGAGAGAAGCTGTGGAGCTTCGAGTTGACCGGACCCACATGGCAATCGCCGGTGGTGGTCGACGAGAAACTCGTGCAGGGAGACTGCAACGGCACCTTGCACGGTTACGACGTGAGCAATGAAAGGATCCAGCCTCCCGAACTGTGGTCGGTGGACGTCGGTGGATGCATCGAGTCGACACCTGCTCTGTGGGAGGGCCGCCTGTTCGTGGGTACCCGCGGCGGCCGCTTCTTCTCCCTCGGAGACATCACACCACCCTGATGCGCAGTTGCCTGACCGCGGCTCAGCCGGCCGGATTCTCCCCGGGGCGGATGTGGCGCCACTCCCTGCGGATCTCGCCCACATCGCACTGATTGCACAGAAAGTGATCGACGTATCCGACGATCGATAGTTGGCTACCGCGCGACTTGTCGATCACAGGTCGCTTCTCCAGTGCCGCCTCCCCCCTATGCGTGGCCGTGGGCCATCGGGGATGATGGATTTCGGGCGGAACCGCATC contains:
- a CDS encoding sodium:proton antiporter → MSYWLLAVTTVFVLYALFSQRLSRTMVTGPMVFVTAGMIVGSDGLGAIDVEPKSEAVTLLLEVTLAIVLFSDATTVNSSSWRNEAYVPGRLLLIALPLTIAVGLGSAVLLFTELGIWEVALIGAILAPTDASLGQAVISNPRVPQRIRQGLNVESGLNDGIALPLVLVFLAAAEESATGGSIGQVLGFIGQEVLIAAVVGIGFGWLGGKALIESARRGWISTMWTQVAALGLAGVAYGLAVPLDGSGFIAAWLTGLVLGAVTRKELDDDVSEFSESLGSVLTLVSFLVFGAVLLGPALGNLTWQIAVYAVLSLAVVRMVSVAGAMFGSRLSRPSVLYLGWFGPRGLASIIFAGIVIEDAVLPGSDTIIDVVMITVALSVYAHGATSWYGSERYADWYLREESADPDIPEAAGAPTTPARNLLDPPDR
- a CDS encoding linear amide C-N hydrolase; this encodes MCTRVVYTGDDQRVITARSMDWAERMGTEIWLFPRGMERHGAAGPASCEWKSRYGSVVTSAYDSVSTDGLNEAGLVANMLWLTESQYPVLDGSAPTLSLAAWAQYVLDSFSTVAEAVAALEAEPFVVRTADVPGQDRSTTLHMSISDETGDSAIFEYLDGRLQIHHSAAYSVMTNSPPYAEQLSISTYWEQLGGDVMLPGTGRASDRFVRAKYYTDSAVPMPDAPTAAAAALAIIRNVSVPFREPNIDSPYLSSTHWRTMADHKDRRYYFDSAYSPSVVWVDLQSVDVTEGSGARRLGLSQSTASAGDLTDKLEAAEPFEFAPVTY
- a CDS encoding PQQ-binding-like beta-propeller repeat protein; the encoded protein is MSAAITAPRSVAVIAFACLFAGCVGDGGVNGDDAGGTPTTVESAPTSTSTSTTSTTSSVPPDLSQVAPEPDGTLSPPAGVRRPWSATVPGLLTFRGNPTRSYYGKGPVPAAPEIRWTYPASGAMCADSTVGDETKQWCGTGWTGQPAVFNRDGRQWVVFGAYDRAVHFVDSTDGSDILTPFATGDLIKGSVTVDPDGFPLVYTGSRDNHFRVLAIDRGGEAVELWRLSATDVGPTLWNNDWDGSALVLDDWLIVGGENSQLHVVQLNRGYDAEGRVTVAPQLIFNTPGWDDQVIADLAGNRANEMSIENSVAVWGDTVYFANSGGLVQGWDLAPLRMGGTPTRTFRFWTGDDTDASVVIDEDGFLYVAVEFERANAQGRFLGQLMKLDPRRPDDPYVWSYKDQGDIPAGFWATPALLDTVVIAPTDGGEVLALDRMTGEKLWSFELTGPTWQSPVVVDEKLVQGDCNGTLHGYDVSNERIQPPELWSVDVGGCIESTPALWEGRLFVGTRGGRFFSLGDITPP